Proteins encoded by one window of Arachis ipaensis cultivar K30076 chromosome B04, Araip1.1, whole genome shotgun sequence:
- the LOC107639521 gene encoding uncharacterized protein LOC107639521 yields the protein MASMIPLQTIIPSITKIPFAGTNGNGSGSVAFSTGGRIHHEKKIKNKIGSSVVVSAVGDLAADSTTYLVAGAIAVALVGTAFPIVFSRKDTCPECDGAGFVRKAGATLRANAARKDQAQIVCARCNGLGKLNQIDK from the exons ATGGCATCGATGATTCCCTTGCAAACCATAATTCCCAGCATTACTAAGATCCCATTTGCAGGAACAAATGGAAATGGAAGTGGTAGTGTAGCATTTAGCACCGGTGGAAGGATTCATCATGAGAAGAAGATCAAGAATAAAATTGGATCTTCAGTTGTGGTTTCTGCAGTTGGAGACTTAGCAGCAGATAGCACCACTTACCTTGTTGCTGGTGCCATTGCTGTCGCACTTGTTGGAACTGCTTTCCCCATCGTCTTCTCTCGCAAAGACAC ATGTCCAGAATGTGATGGAGCAGGGTTTGTTAGGAAGGCTGGAGCAACATTGAGAGCAAATGCAGCACGTAAGGATCAAGCCCAAATCGTTTGTGCTCGCTGCAATGGTTTGGGCAAACTTAACCAAATTGACAAATAA